A stretch of Exiguobacterium sp. BMC-KP DNA encodes these proteins:
- a CDS encoding glycosyltransferase family 39 protein, with protein sequence MRPILLLIVLEALVCQFARSLFPDTYVTALLLLNSVLFLYYLLRQSKTTPLFLIFITAFFVRLVLMFIDLELFRLPPHSGDDTEAFHLEGVQIFTDPSTFNDVVRGTYSKFLGIFYLMFGPERILAQFFNVILGVVAVVILAKTLQRLRLPERYVFGATLVFAFFPQGLLLSPILLRDQIVALGIVYTLYYMVRWTEEKSGSYMILAYLGYFVSTMFHSGLAVGIIVLLVYFSFYSHETRRMDFEPTKVQRLIFQVLIVGFIVYSFQDVLFAKFTHVSENGQLFSGMSYDRGGSAYLNGLTVTGPADMILYAPIRTIYFLFSPFPWQWSSVMNILIFFLDAIFYFIACFAIVRSFKLIRQHPFGSVLFFFFLLFALNAVIFGLGTGNVGTAIRHRYKLFPMILIVYTSVHYMRLQARHYFEEVEHRAE encoded by the coding sequence ATGCGACCAATCCTACTACTCATCGTGCTCGAAGCGCTCGTTTGTCAATTCGCCCGGTCGCTCTTCCCGGACACGTACGTGACCGCCTTACTGCTCCTGAACTCAGTCCTGTTTCTCTACTACCTACTTCGCCAGTCAAAGACAACACCACTCTTTCTCATCTTCATCACCGCCTTCTTCGTCCGACTGGTCTTGATGTTCATCGATCTCGAGTTGTTTCGCTTACCGCCACACAGTGGTGACGATACTGAGGCTTTTCATCTCGAAGGTGTCCAAATCTTCACCGATCCGTCGACCTTCAATGATGTCGTCCGTGGCACCTATTCCAAGTTTCTTGGGATCTTCTACCTGATGTTTGGTCCAGAACGGATACTCGCTCAGTTCTTCAACGTCATCCTCGGCGTCGTCGCCGTCGTCATCCTAGCGAAGACACTTCAACGGTTACGCTTACCAGAACGATACGTGTTCGGAGCGACACTAGTTTTCGCGTTCTTCCCACAAGGATTGTTACTCTCACCGATTCTCTTACGCGACCAAATCGTTGCACTCGGTATCGTCTATACGCTCTACTACATGGTGCGCTGGACGGAAGAGAAATCCGGATCGTATATGATTCTCGCGTATCTCGGCTACTTCGTCAGTACGATGTTCCACTCCGGTCTTGCCGTCGGAATCATCGTCTTACTCGTCTACTTCTCGTTTTACAGTCATGAGACACGACGAATGGATTTTGAACCGACCAAGGTGCAGCGACTAATCTTCCAAGTGCTCATCGTCGGCTTCATCGTCTATAGCTTCCAAGACGTCTTGTTCGCGAAGTTCACCCACGTTTCAGAAAACGGACAGTTGTTCAGCGGGATGAGTTACGATCGTGGCGGCTCGGCTTATCTAAACGGATTGACGGTAACGGGTCCAGCGGACATGATTCTCTACGCACCGATCCGAACGATTTACTTCTTATTCTCACCGTTCCCGTGGCAATGGTCGAGTGTCATGAACATCCTGATTTTCTTCCTTGACGCGATCTTCTACTTCATCGCCTGTTTTGCAATCGTCCGGTCGTTCAAATTGATCCGTCAGCACCCGTTCGGCAGCGTCCTCTTCTTCTTTTTCCTTCTCTTTGCTCTCAACGCCGTCATCTTCGGTCTTGGAACCGGCAACGTCGGAACGGCCATTCGACACCGGTATAAGTTGTTCCCGATGATACTCATCGTCTACACATCCGTCCACTACATGCGCTTACAAGCGCGCCATTACTTCGAGGAGGTCGAACACCGTGCCGAATAA
- a CDS encoding oligosaccharide flippase family protein, with translation MKTARLSRFNLIFIADTAYSLHQWMILTLLIKWSTPLNIGYFNYALAITAPIVMFCWLNASTILTAERAGLTNFWLFIKTRFSLLSAGVFVLLVIYYFFGEADILLLTLLVYLNKYMESFADLAYGFLQGHTAFKEVAVSKIFRSLLNVSGAALVLFTTHSIHGFVLALIAGNLIMLLVYDLPTIRRVGRGFDNQALDLRYRSGKELFLKAMPLGFVALLIALNANIPRLFVGHAIGTEELGYYASIAYLLVLGSLFIHSLIAVLLPNFSSETGERQSLPELRKLTRSMLLMTNIVGILLIIGAIFFGKWGLTIFYNASFVQYHLIFVLMMVASLFFYNSTVIQALLTGFQQFRIQTISIFGSVVVNLIACSLLIPLYGLYGATIAYTLCAVTQIVLLLPALYRSLYPRDVALVVEQSS, from the coding sequence ATGAAAACGGCCCGACTGTCCCGCTTCAATCTCATCTTCATTGCTGATACAGCGTATTCGCTACATCAATGGATGATTTTGACGCTCTTGATCAAATGGAGTACACCGCTCAACATCGGTTACTTCAACTACGCCCTTGCCATCACCGCACCGATCGTCATGTTCTGTTGGCTGAACGCCAGTACGATCCTGACGGCAGAACGGGCTGGACTGACGAACTTCTGGCTCTTCATCAAGACCCGTTTTTCGCTTCTCTCAGCAGGCGTATTCGTGTTACTCGTTATCTATTATTTCTTCGGTGAGGCGGACATCTTACTCCTAACGTTACTCGTGTATCTCAATAAATATATGGAATCGTTCGCGGACCTCGCATACGGCTTCTTGCAAGGACACACCGCCTTCAAGGAAGTTGCTGTCTCGAAGATCTTTCGTAGTCTCTTGAATGTCTCGGGTGCAGCACTCGTCCTCTTTACGACCCATTCCATTCACGGATTCGTGCTCGCCTTGATTGCTGGGAACTTGATCATGCTACTCGTATACGACTTACCGACGATTCGCCGTGTGGGTCGTGGCTTTGACAATCAAGCGCTCGACTTACGATACCGGTCAGGCAAGGAATTATTCCTCAAAGCGATGCCACTCGGATTCGTTGCTCTCTTGATTGCCTTGAACGCGAACATTCCGCGATTGTTCGTCGGGCACGCAATCGGAACAGAAGAGCTCGGGTACTACGCTAGTATCGCCTATCTACTCGTACTCGGTAGTCTATTCATCCACTCCTTGATTGCCGTCTTGCTACCGAACTTCTCGTCTGAGACTGGTGAACGACAAAGTTTGCCAGAGTTGCGCAAGCTGACCCGATCGATGTTACTCATGACGAATATCGTCGGTATCTTGTTGATTATCGGAGCCATTTTCTTCGGAAAGTGGGGCTTGACGATTTTCTACAACGCGTCGTTCGTTCAATACCATCTGATTTTCGTCTTGATGATGGTTGCCTCACTCTTTTTCTACAATTCGACCGTCATCCAAGCACTCCTGACCGGTTTCCAACAGTTTCGGATCCAGACGATCTCAATCTTCGGTAGTGTCGTCGTCAATCTGATCGCTTGTAGCTTATTGATTCCGCTGTACGGTCTATACGGAGCAACGATTGCGTACACACTTTGCGCCGTCACTCAGATCGTTCTACTTTTACCAGCACTGTATCGGTCCTTATATCCACGGGACGTCGCTCTCGTCGTCGAACAAAGCAGCTAA
- a CDS encoding polysaccharide biosynthesis protein, whose translation MQHSPLTPYRRQLKIGLLRLIDAGIIALATVVTFYFFNPLHLTVNFELQDALEIALIQWVALTFVAHWMRFYQIIWRYASLRDLAVLLVVVLASSFVLLGLEYALFDFAVERAIFLQTGLVLNGLLFVRLLIRGRSLRLVPDHKTLGKRTLIIGAGASGQMITKELKQKKSHILNVVGLLDDSLELRGMRIHGVPVIGAIDQLECIIEEQKIEAVVLAIPSLPYPQRVELLNRIKQTQVEAHTLPMLVELASGKVSIKQIREVSIADLLGREPVELDITEIERSVHGATVLVTGAGGSIGSEICRQLIRFRPERLVLLGHGENSIYLIRRELECLSRDIQFESVIADVQDSDRMLEVMRRFEPDLVYHAAAHKHVPLMEDNPSEAVKNNIYGTRNVARAAEAAGVKRFVMISTDKAVNPTSVMGATKRIAEMVIQQMARNSETTFAVVRFGNVLGSRGSVIPLFKEQIAKGGPITITDPRMTRYFMTIPEASRLVIQASVLAKGGEVFVLDMGEPVHITTLAKNLIHLSGFTEEQIPIVYSAIRKGEKLYEELLAQDEVHDELVFDKILVGKTRPFGSVDPYLREIAQALGQDEVLRQYLLGITNETDVDPVAPTMRIARE comes from the coding sequence ATGCAGCATTCCCCGCTCACCCCGTATCGTCGGCAGTTGAAGATCGGACTCCTTCGCCTGATCGACGCCGGAATCATCGCACTTGCGACCGTAGTGACGTTCTATTTCTTTAATCCACTCCATCTCACTGTCAACTTCGAGTTGCAGGATGCACTCGAAATCGCCCTCATCCAGTGGGTCGCCCTTACGTTCGTCGCACATTGGATGCGCTTCTATCAAATCATCTGGCGCTACGCAAGTCTACGTGATCTTGCCGTCTTACTCGTCGTCGTTCTTGCTAGTAGCTTCGTCTTACTCGGTCTCGAATACGCGTTGTTCGACTTTGCCGTCGAACGGGCGATCTTCTTACAGACAGGACTTGTCCTAAACGGTCTCTTATTCGTCCGCCTGTTGATTCGTGGACGTAGTTTAAGACTCGTTCCGGACCATAAGACGCTCGGAAAACGAACACTGATCATCGGTGCCGGTGCTTCCGGTCAGATGATCACAAAAGAGCTGAAGCAAAAGAAGTCGCATATCTTAAACGTCGTCGGACTCCTCGACGATTCGCTCGAACTACGCGGAATGCGGATTCATGGTGTTCCTGTCATCGGCGCGATCGATCAACTCGAATGCATCATCGAAGAGCAGAAGATCGAAGCGGTCGTCCTAGCGATTCCATCTTTACCGTATCCACAACGGGTTGAATTGCTGAACCGGATTAAGCAGACCCAAGTCGAAGCGCACACGTTACCAATGCTTGTCGAACTGGCATCTGGAAAAGTCTCCATCAAACAAATCCGTGAAGTTTCAATCGCTGACTTACTTGGTCGCGAACCCGTCGAGCTCGATATTACGGAAATCGAACGAAGTGTCCACGGGGCGACCGTCCTCGTCACCGGTGCTGGTGGTTCGATTGGTTCAGAGATTTGCCGACAGTTGATTCGTTTTCGTCCCGAACGGCTTGTTCTTCTCGGACACGGCGAAAATAGCATTTATCTGATTCGTCGAGAACTCGAGTGTCTCAGCCGGGACATCCAGTTCGAATCCGTCATCGCTGATGTGCAAGATAGTGACCGGATGCTTGAGGTCATGCGACGCTTCGAACCGGATCTCGTCTATCATGCAGCAGCCCATAAGCACGTGCCGCTGATGGAAGATAACCCGAGCGAAGCTGTCAAGAACAACATCTACGGCACACGCAACGTCGCTCGAGCAGCAGAAGCAGCTGGTGTCAAACGATTCGTCATGATCTCGACCGATAAGGCCGTCAATCCGACGAGTGTGATGGGGGCGACAAAACGAATCGCTGAGATGGTTATCCAGCAGATGGCTCGTAACAGCGAGACGACGTTCGCCGTCGTCCGGTTCGGGAACGTCCTCGGTAGCCGTGGTTCCGTCATCCCGCTCTTTAAAGAACAAATCGCGAAAGGCGGACCGATTACGATCACGGATCCCCGGATGACACGCTATTTCATGACGATCCCAGAAGCGAGCCGGCTCGTCATTCAAGCGAGTGTTCTCGCAAAAGGGGGCGAAGTGTTCGTGCTCGATATGGGCGAACCGGTCCACATCACGACACTGGCGAAGAACTTGATTCACTTGAGTGGCTTTACAGAAGAGCAAATCCCAATCGTCTATAGCGCTATTCGAAAAGGCGAAAAACTGTACGAGGAACTGCTCGCTCAAGATGAGGTCCATGACGAACTTGTCTTTGATAAAATCCTCGTCGGGAAGACACGCCCCTTCGGATCCGTCGACCCGTACTTGCGTGAGATTGCCCAAGCGCTTGGGCAGGATGAGGTCCTTCGCCAGTATTTGTTAGGAATTACGAATGAGACCGACGTCGACCCAGTCGCACCGACGATGCGGATCGCTCGTGAATAG
- a CDS encoding YveK family protein — protein MHQRKTFGDHLTTLRRGWWLLALFMILFAGAGYALSTYVIPKTYEATAYILVVPQENTEATSTPTLVSTYQDILRSPEVVDQVAQKMNVTDKRLFDLTDRLTVSSNLDSQVIALSVTDRSAEQAAIQANTMTEVFQDYLPQLINTSKTEVFSSARIPTNPVSPNILMNTGIGGVLGLMLGLLIVYSRSLSKKEVTREATDSYPKAIPRTHS, from the coding sequence ATGCATCAAAGAAAAACTTTCGGAGATCATCTGACGACACTCCGACGCGGCTGGTGGCTACTCGCACTCTTCATGATTCTCTTCGCAGGTGCCGGATATGCTCTCAGCACGTATGTCATTCCGAAGACATACGAGGCGACGGCTTACATCCTCGTCGTTCCTCAAGAGAATACAGAGGCGACATCGACGCCGACACTCGTCAGTACCTATCAAGATATTCTACGAAGCCCAGAGGTCGTTGATCAGGTTGCTCAAAAAATGAACGTTACCGATAAGCGACTATTCGATTTGACGGATCGTCTAACGGTTTCAAGCAATCTAGATTCGCAAGTTATCGCCTTATCCGTCACGGATCGTTCGGCGGAGCAGGCAGCAATCCAGGCGAACACGATGACGGAAGTCTTCCAGGACTATCTACCACAACTAATCAACACGAGTAAAACGGAAGTGTTCTCGAGTGCACGGATCCCAACGAACCCCGTATCTCCGAACATTTTAATGAATACAGGTATCGGTGGTGTTCTTGGTCTGATGCTCGGACTTCTGATCGTCTATTCTCGATCGTTAAGCAAAAAGGAAGTGACACGTGAAGCGACAGACAGTTATCCGAAAGCCATTCCCCGCACCCATTCATGA
- a CDS encoding O-antigen ligase family protein, with protein MLKSANIPTSFALSILVVWIMLDAWIRPLSFTDEVLPKQWSFWLLPVYTILFSVCWFILQPFYRVNRAAGHQIVLIFLIYLTFHIVFFFFNANTDRILASLYLISTWLFVGIVSSLSRTSINQWHRLLCYFLYGQAVFLASYALIVSFGSEYVPVENLQWLRIGPLSFPQLYVGEQGSFLRLAGLMNNPNTFAAWLVPGGLFAWFYLLKQFPRRHSLLHAVFLLLIIIALLKSGSQTGIYSFILLALLTSIRMVPGTRRRLQVTACYVTGSLILLIVFSFQGLFPRLLSLNGRFTLWEAGWRASADALWFGHGIGSAPRGLQEQLNEQVLYTFHSTPITYLYEFGLIGCLLYIAVFLYLFYRFFRIQMTDFAFLALLLTGWLGLLQFTESVLVRPSGFYFIWLSLLAYTSLRRLPPHDSTHT; from the coding sequence ATGTTAAAATCAGCCAATATACCCACATCGTTTGCCTTATCCATCCTAGTCGTTTGGATCATGCTCGATGCTTGGATTCGTCCCTTATCCTTCACGGACGAAGTGTTGCCGAAACAGTGGTCCTTTTGGTTGCTTCCCGTTTACACCATTCTATTTAGCGTCTGTTGGTTCATCTTACAACCGTTCTATCGCGTCAATCGGGCGGCTGGGCATCAAATCGTACTCATTTTTCTGATTTATCTGACTTTTCATATCGTATTTTTCTTTTTCAACGCGAATACGGATCGTATTCTTGCTTCGCTTTACCTCATCTCGACTTGGCTTTTCGTTGGCATCGTCTCTTCGCTCTCGCGTACATCGATTAACCAATGGCATCGTCTTCTATGTTATTTCCTTTACGGGCAAGCCGTCTTTCTTGCTTCCTACGCCCTCATCGTCTCATTTGGATCAGAGTATGTCCCGGTCGAAAACCTGCAATGGCTTCGAATCGGTCCTTTGTCGTTTCCTCAGTTGTACGTAGGGGAACAAGGCTCATTCCTTCGTCTCGCTGGACTGATGAACAATCCGAATACGTTTGCAGCTTGGCTCGTTCCAGGAGGACTATTTGCTTGGTTTTATCTGCTCAAACAGTTTCCTCGTCGGCACAGCCTTCTGCACGCCGTCTTTCTACTTCTGATCATCATTGCTTTACTCAAAAGTGGTTCGCAGACCGGGATCTATTCTTTTATTCTCCTCGCCCTTTTGACGAGTATTCGAATGGTTCCGGGAACGAGACGTCGGTTGCAAGTAACGGCCTGTTATGTGACGGGAAGCCTGATTCTCCTCATCGTCTTTTCGTTTCAAGGTCTGTTTCCCCGTTTGCTGAGTCTCAATGGACGATTTACGCTATGGGAAGCAGGTTGGCGGGCTTCCGCAGATGCACTCTGGTTCGGTCACGGCATCGGGAGTGCACCACGCGGACTACAAGAACAGCTAAACGAACAAGTTCTCTATACGTTCCACAGTACACCGATCACCTATCTCTACGAATTCGGACTCATCGGTTGTCTGCTATACATCGCGGTTTTTCTTTATCTGTTTTACCGATTCTTTCGTATTCAAATGACGGATTTCGCTTTCCTCGCGCTGTTGCTTACCGGCTGGCTCGGGTTGCTCCAATTCACGGAAAGCGTTCTCGTCCGACCGAGCGGATTTTATTTTATTTGGCTTAGCCTTCTCGCTTATACGTCGCTTCGTCGACTTCCACCTCACGACAGTACCCACACCTAG
- a CDS encoding homing endonuclease associated repeat-containing protein, whose product MKKWTEQQVIDSLIEASIEYPALDAKTYARWSIGKDIPSITTIINVFGSWREALQAAGLSSIRPYFSDEEILAFIKEASTRLHPFHSNSYREWAKAKHGPSLTLINLRFGSWSRALEEAHIEMTRSISMTEERIITALLEASDVLPRLTTQTYAIWAQENGHPTVATIARKYGSWADALACLDIAPPRRKWVEEDVLEALRQAQEELPSLSIIHYRKWAEDRSVPSTSTINALFGSWTSAVQCLKRARVSLS is encoded by the coding sequence ATGAAGAAATGGACAGAACAACAAGTCATCGATAGCCTAATCGAAGCTAGTATCGAATATCCCGCTCTCGACGCAAAGACGTATGCGCGCTGGTCGATTGGAAAAGACATTCCATCGATCACGACGATCATTAATGTATTTGGCTCTTGGCGTGAAGCACTCCAAGCCGCTGGTCTCTCATCAATCCGTCCTTATTTCTCTGATGAGGAAATCCTTGCTTTCATCAAGGAAGCATCAACGCGTCTCCACCCTTTCCATAGCAACAGCTACCGGGAGTGGGCAAAGGCGAAACATGGACCCTCCTTGACACTGATCAACTTACGCTTCGGTTCTTGGTCACGTGCACTCGAAGAAGCACACATTGAAATGACACGTTCTATCTCGATGACAGAAGAACGCATTATCACGGCACTGCTCGAAGCTTCAGATGTCCTTCCACGCCTGACGACACAGACGTATGCGATTTGGGCACAAGAAAACGGACATCCGACAGTCGCGACGATTGCCCGTAAATACGGTTCATGGGCAGATGCTCTTGCTTGCCTCGACATCGCACCTCCTCGCCGAAAATGGGTCGAAGAAGATGTCCTTGAAGCACTACGACAGGCACAAGAAGAATTACCTTCCCTCAGCATTATTCATTACCGAAAATGGGCAGAAGATCGCTCGGTTCCGAGCACTTCAACGATTAACGCTCTCTTCGGTAGCTGGACCTCTGCCGTGCAGTGTCTCAAGCGTGCACGCGTCTCTCTTTCCTGA
- a CDS encoding ATP-grasp domain-containing protein, with amino-acid sequence MKTSHLLMTSVGRRTKLVEYFVREMPNGHVSTADCSPLAPGLYMTERHHLVPRIDAPDYIEHLLELCQREQVTALLSLIDPELELLAAATERFEAIGVTVLVSPMDACHLCFDKYAMYTYCVTEGIAHARTYVTLEAFRSALTLGEVQFPVFVKPRNGSASLHVQVVSSLEVVEGLFAVHSDLLIQEYLRGQELGVDVYVDWLTHEVTDIFIKEKLVMRAGETDKSRSIKRDDVFELIEHVLEGTGLVGPLDFDLFDVDGTLYLSEINPRFGGGYPHAYECGVNFPKAIRNNLQGQRNPRRIGAYTEDIYLLKHDTLTLLPASLLKQIKKP; translated from the coding sequence ATGAAGACTTCCCATTTGTTGATGACGAGCGTCGGGCGCCGGACGAAACTGGTCGAGTATTTCGTCCGTGAGATGCCAAACGGTCATGTCAGTACCGCGGATTGTAGTCCACTCGCACCGGGTCTCTATATGACTGAACGCCATCATCTCGTACCACGCATCGATGCACCGGACTATATCGAGCATTTACTTGAACTGTGCCAGCGGGAACAAGTGACAGCGTTATTGTCATTGATTGATCCTGAACTCGAGTTACTTGCAGCGGCAACAGAACGGTTTGAAGCAATCGGTGTCACCGTACTCGTCTCACCGATGGACGCGTGTCATCTCTGTTTTGATAAGTACGCGATGTATACGTACTGTGTTACGGAAGGTATCGCGCATGCGCGGACATATGTGACGCTCGAAGCGTTTCGAAGTGCACTTACGCTAGGGGAAGTCCAGTTTCCGGTCTTCGTAAAACCACGTAACGGGAGTGCTAGTCTTCATGTCCAGGTCGTCTCTTCACTTGAAGTCGTCGAAGGATTGTTTGCCGTCCATTCGGATTTATTGATTCAAGAATACTTAAGAGGGCAAGAGCTTGGGGTGGATGTCTATGTCGACTGGCTAACGCATGAAGTCACTGATATCTTCATCAAGGAGAAACTCGTCATGCGCGCTGGAGAAACCGACAAGAGTCGCTCCATCAAACGCGACGACGTCTTTGAACTGATCGAGCACGTTTTAGAAGGAACAGGTCTCGTCGGTCCGCTTGATTTTGATCTCTTCGATGTCGACGGAACGCTGTATTTATCAGAAATCAATCCGCGATTCGGTGGTGGATATCCACATGCTTACGAATGTGGCGTCAACTTTCCGAAAGCGATCCGAAACAATTTGCAAGGGCAACGTAATCCCCGACGCATCGGTGCATATACGGAAGACATCTATTTATTGAAGCACGACACGTTGACGCTCTTACCGGCATCTCTGCTTAAGCAAATCAAAAAACCGTAG
- a CDS encoding VanZ family protein has protein sequence MKKITWSGYVVIAVLLVLFISSSMPYQAQSIKPGLSRYIPLGFVDHLRFISFSYHGEVSVDALGRSGFIEFFIRKAAHVSTFLVLGVALIDLTRRRLTTGLAVLFAYSLAIMVAVFDEFHQILTGDRTGLIQDVLLDGTGALIGIGCYLLVYRKKVRRQAGSLSFRHEKRRHHF, from the coding sequence ATGAAAAAAATTACATGGTCCGGCTACGTTGTCATCGCTGTTCTATTGGTTCTCTTTATCTCAAGTTCGATGCCATACCAGGCACAATCCATCAAGCCAGGGTTATCTCGATATATCCCGTTAGGATTTGTCGATCATTTGCGTTTCATCTCCTTCTCGTATCACGGAGAAGTCAGTGTTGATGCACTCGGACGAAGTGGCTTCATTGAATTTTTCATCCGAAAAGCCGCGCATGTCTCGACGTTTCTCGTGTTAGGTGTGGCATTGATTGATTTGACACGTCGCCGCCTGACAACAGGACTTGCTGTTTTATTCGCTTATTCGTTAGCAATCATGGTGGCTGTCTTTGATGAGTTTCATCAGATTTTGACGGGAGATCGGACGGGACTCATCCAAGATGTCTTACTCGATGGAACCGGGGCATTGATTGGAATCGGATGTTATCTACTCGTCTATAGGAAAAAAGTACGACGCCAAGCAGGAAGTCTTTCCTTCCGGCACGAAAAGAGAAGGCATCACTTTTAA
- a CDS encoding helix-turn-helix domain-containing protein translates to MNRALGKKIMQLRKQHKYTQKYLAEKCGETATTISAYERGQRMPTPQSLERLALALNTTIIDLIDPKHVQHPSLNEFIQQALEPTKPLDLKLVLEDLLVHLSLSKEIYFDGRLISTTVREEMATSIDHALKRGSASIEA, encoded by the coding sequence ATGAATCGCGCACTTGGAAAAAAAATCATGCAACTACGAAAACAGCATAAGTACACCCAAAAGTATCTAGCCGAAAAATGCGGTGAAACTGCGACGACGATTTCCGCATATGAACGCGGACAACGGATGCCGACTCCCCAATCCCTCGAACGCTTAGCACTTGCTTTAAATACGACGATCATTGATTTGATTGATCCAAAGCATGTTCAGCACCCATCTCTGAATGAATTCATACAACAGGCGCTCGAACCGACGAAACCTCTTGATTTAAAGCTCGTATTAGAGGATTTACTCGTTCACTTGAGTTTATCTAAAGAAATTTATTTCGATGGTAGACTGATCTCAACTACAGTTCGAGAAGAGATGGCGACTTCGATTGACCATGCGTTAAAACGTGGATCAGCATCGATTGAAGCTTAA
- a CDS encoding helix-turn-helix domain-containing protein: MDHFTSPQIGLALRRLRKKHNLTQKDLANGICSQAEISKIESGTHSPTIELLYALSRRLQVPISAFLDPNRQQDSLKTIDEDLLHRFRNQDFESIYKESQKILEQHDSSFEFVLLYKYYYYLCSYRLQKIDYRTCIVELQNLSADYLTSHYSPSMLIRIKSAIANLYSENKSYQHSINVYEEILKLNFDSDDLVTEKIRITYNFSKILLDFSKYEQALQLIDEAIEESLNFKDMSVLGQLYAQKGDCLEKLGATKEQIIGAYDKAYFLFELLNMNQYKKIISSIRSDFLKNIVSQNS, encoded by the coding sequence ATGGATCATTTCACGTCACCACAAATTGGTTTAGCGTTACGTCGTCTGCGAAAAAAACATAATCTAACGCAAAAGGATTTAGCAAACGGTATCTGCAGTCAAGCAGAAATCAGTAAGATCGAGAGTGGCACGCATTCCCCAACGATCGAATTGTTATATGCGCTATCCCGAAGGTTACAAGTTCCGATTTCTGCATTTTTAGATCCCAATCGTCAACAAGATTCATTAAAGACGATCGATGAAGACTTACTACATCGTTTTAGAAATCAAGACTTTGAGTCGATCTATAAAGAGAGTCAAAAGATTTTAGAGCAACATGATTCTTCTTTTGAGTTTGTACTATTGTACAAATACTACTATTACCTTTGTTCGTATCGGCTTCAAAAAATTGATTATCGAACCTGTATCGTTGAACTTCAAAATTTATCAGCAGATTATCTAACTTCTCATTATTCACCCAGTATGCTGATTCGTATTAAGTCAGCTATCGCGAATCTATACTCTGAAAATAAAAGTTATCAGCATAGTATTAATGTTTATGAGGAGATCCTCAAATTAAATTTTGATAGCGATGATTTAGTAACAGAAAAAATTAGAATCACCTATAATTTTTCTAAAATCTTATTAGATTTCTCTAAATATGAACAAGCTCTGCAATTGATTGATGAAGCAATTGAAGAAAGTCTTAATTTTAAAGACATGTCGGTATTAGGACAGTTATACGCTCAAAAGGGAGATTGTCTTGAGAAGTTGGGCGCGACTAAAGAACAAATTATCGGTGCGTATGACAAAGCGTATTTTTTGTTCGAACTACTCAACATGAATCAGTATAAAAAAATCATTTCTTCTATTCGAAGTGACTTTTTAAAAAATATTGTTAGTCAAAATAGTTAA